The Arachis ipaensis cultivar K30076 chromosome B07, Araip1.1, whole genome shotgun sequence genome includes a window with the following:
- the LOC107606513 gene encoding transcription factor GTE12-like: MAEAEVAPRKRLIIKLRLPRSRTVSSEECKLKHDADTAKPGPEFMASEKRKKDQHCSTTEYSCIVVGKSHAEGSRTLSTDAQCKQKKDDDGADSRGGRKRRKLATSEGSKVLDSMNTKKEEEEHHNACSRIPRTGSKKEEEMKVVLNEKRMDRYQKMQCWVILKRFMVGRDGWAFNKTLDPKKLGILGNKCESVLLKPIGFEDIESKLNKFVYSGPDEFAKDMRLLFSYGFMYPQRDQIHRVARRFSDSFEITWKALTEKWSTEERKRNKIFKRERSSETVTKGRSRKWKKAT; encoded by the coding sequence ATGGCAGAGGCAGAGGTTGCCCCAAGAAAGAGACTCATAATTAAGCTTCGTTTGCCGCGTTCAAGAACAGTGTCATCCGAAGAGTGCAAACTAAAGCATGATGCTGATACTGCAAAGCCTGGACCAGAATTTATGGCTTctgagaagaggaagaaagatcAGCATTGCAGCACTACTGAATACTCGTGTATTGTAGTGGGAAAGAGCCATGCAGAAGGTTCTAGAACCTTGTCAACTGATGCACAGTGCAAACAGAAGAAGGACGATGATGGTGCTGATTCTCGCGGAGGCAGAAAGAGAAGAAAGTTGGCAACTTCTGAAGGTTCTAAGGTGCTTGACTCAATGAACAcaaagaaggaagaggaagaacaTCACAATGCATGTTCAAGAATCCCAAGAACCGGttcgaagaaggaagaggagatgaAGGTTGTTCTGAATGAGAAGAGAATGGACCGTTATCAAAAGATGCAGTGTTGggtgatcttgaagcgcttcatGGTTGGAAGAGATGGCTGGGCTTTCAATAAAACTCTGGATCCCAAGAAGTTAGGGATTCTTGGTAACAAATGTGAGAGTGTGTTGTTGAAGCCAATAGGGTTTGAGGATATAGAGTCAAAGCTGAACAAATTCGTGTATTCAGGGCCTGATGAATTTGCAAAGGATATGAGGCTTTTGTTTTCTTATGGATTCATGTACCCTCAAAGGGATCAGATTCATAGAGTTGCAAGGAGATTCAGTGACAGCTTTGAAATTACTTGGAAGGCTTTGACAGAAAAGTGGTCAACTGAAGAGAGGAAAAggaataagatcttcaagagggaAAGAAGCTCTGAAACTGTTACCAAAGGAAGAAGCAGAAAGTGGAAGAAGGCCACGTAG